The following are encoded in a window of Bacillus sp. es.036 genomic DNA:
- a CDS encoding DUF2521 family protein: MDNVITVFKERQRHKRLEFERRVLIEISLKELSDNIRDMFSPFFSEAILYKGDVENVCMDIAIEAYLLGAEYSKFSYYGEPMSVVHKRCFKLEKALIEALFDYWLFWKTSAVYEESLQITCDVFVSNWWKAGCEKGMMRRRLRLQ; this comes from the coding sequence ATGGACAATGTGATTACCGTATTTAAAGAACGTCAGCGTCATAAGCGCCTTGAATTCGAACGGAGGGTTTTAATCGAAATATCTCTGAAAGAGTTATCTGATAACATTAGAGATATGTTTTCTCCATTTTTCTCTGAGGCTATTCTCTACAAAGGGGATGTCGAAAATGTTTGTATGGATATCGCGATCGAAGCCTATTTACTTGGCGCAGAGTATAGTAAATTTTCGTATTATGGAGAACCGATGTCAGTGGTGCATAAGCGTTGTTTTAAATTGGAGAAAGCGCTTATAGAGGCTCTCTTTGATTATTGGCTTTTTTGGAAAACGTCAGCTGTTTATGAAGAGTCCTTACAAATTACGTGTGATGTATTTGTTTCGAATTGGTGGAAAGCGGGTTGTGAAAAAGGAATGATGAGACGTCGTCTTCGCTTGCAATAA
- the cwlD gene encoding N-acetylmuramoyl-L-alanine amidase CwlD produces MKKWYKRFGVATGIIVLLFIINYKFAIDSSWDAWHLPLSGQVIVIDPGHGGADGGAVGDNVVEKDIALKISLKLRDYLQEAGALVIMTRETDTDLASEGTKGLSNRKAEDLRKRVELINEGSHHLFVSIHLNAIPSSQWSGAQTFYNPVNEESEALSRFIQDEIKRNLENTNRLAKNMDSVYLLREAEIPGSLVEVGFLSNPSERELLNTDTYQNKVAASIYQGIIRYATNESVPEE; encoded by the coding sequence ATGAAGAAGTGGTATAAGCGATTTGGCGTTGCCACTGGTATCATCGTGCTGCTATTTATTATTAATTACAAATTTGCGATTGATTCTTCATGGGATGCCTGGCATCTACCTTTATCAGGTCAGGTTATTGTGATTGATCCAGGTCACGGGGGCGCTGATGGAGGAGCGGTAGGTGATAATGTTGTTGAAAAAGACATTGCACTTAAAATATCTCTAAAGCTAAGGGATTATCTTCAGGAAGCAGGAGCACTTGTTATTATGACAAGAGAGACGGATACCGATTTAGCATCTGAAGGAACGAAAGGGCTAAGCAATCGAAAAGCTGAAGATTTAAGAAAACGTGTTGAACTTATTAACGAAGGAAGTCATCATCTTTTTGTTAGTATTCATTTAAATGCGATTCCATCGTCTCAATGGAGTGGTGCGCAGACTTTTTATAATCCTGTAAATGAAGAAAGCGAGGCATTATCTCGTTTTATTCAAGATGAAATTAAGCGGAATTTAGAAAATACAAATAGACTAGCGAAGAATATGGACAGTGTCTATTTGCTCCGGGAGGCTGAAATTCCAGGATCTCTTGTTGAGGTAGGATTCCTTTCAAATCCCTCGGAGAGAGAACTATTGAATACGGATACCTACCAGAACAAAGTAGCCGCTTCAATTTATCAAGGGATTATTCGCTATGCGACAAACGAGTCAGTGCCAGAAGAATAA
- a CDS encoding P-loop NTPase yields the protein MLTKDQVVELLQKVQDPILHKSITIRDVKTKEGYVSVKVALAQTESAEQMKVQQEIVNTLKDAGAESVGLRFEQLADEELPEGTSANPDLPPLLSPESKTQFIAVASGKGGVGKSTVTVNLATSLARLGKKVGIIDADIYGFSVPDMMGIETRPKVENEKIYPVERFGVKVMSMAFFVEDNAPVIWRGPMLGKMLNNFFSEVDWGELDYLLLDLPPGTGDVALDVHTMLPASKEIIVTTPHATAAFVAARAGAMALKTKHEVLGVVENMSYFESKVTGEREYVFGQGGGDKLASELSTDILGRLPLGQPDFDEAEFAPSVYQEEHPIGMQYLQIANEIIKRTAE from the coding sequence ATGTTAACGAAAGATCAGGTCGTTGAATTACTACAAAAGGTGCAAGATCCTATTTTACATAAAAGTATCACGATTCGTGATGTGAAAACGAAGGAAGGCTATGTCAGTGTAAAGGTAGCCCTAGCTCAAACAGAATCGGCTGAGCAAATGAAGGTACAGCAAGAGATTGTGAACACGTTAAAGGATGCTGGAGCGGAATCTGTTGGGTTACGATTTGAACAATTAGCAGACGAAGAACTTCCTGAGGGAACATCAGCTAATCCAGATCTTCCTCCACTGCTTTCCCCGGAAAGTAAAACACAATTTATCGCGGTAGCAAGTGGTAAAGGTGGAGTTGGGAAATCAACGGTTACAGTAAACCTTGCAACGTCACTTGCCCGTCTCGGAAAAAAAGTTGGTATTATTGATGCGGATATTTACGGATTTAGCGTTCCAGATATGATGGGGATTGAAACGAGACCAAAAGTAGAAAATGAAAAAATCTATCCCGTTGAGCGTTTTGGCGTTAAAGTCATGTCGATGGCCTTCTTTGTAGAAGATAATGCTCCTGTTATCTGGCGCGGGCCGATGCTTGGGAAAATGCTAAATAACTTCTTTAGTGAAGTTGATTGGGGAGAATTAGATTACCTTCTACTTGATTTACCACCAGGAACAGGTGATGTGGCGCTGGATGTTCATACGATGCTTCCTGCTTCAAAAGAGATCATTGTAACGACACCGCATGCAACGGCTGCTTTCGTTGCAGCTCGAGCGGGTGCAATGGCGCTTAAGACGAAACATGAAGTCCTTGGCGTCGTGGAAAACATGTCTTATTTTGAAAGTAAAGTCACTGGTGAGAGAGAGTATGTATTTGGTCAGGGTGGCGGAGATAAGTTAGCTTCAGAATTATCTACTGATATTCTTGGCAGACTTCCTCTCGGGCAACCAGACTTCGATGAAGCTGAATTTGCTCCTTCTGTTTACCAAGAAGAACATCCGATTGGCATGCAGTACCTCCAAATTGCTAATGAGATTATCAAAAGAACTGCAGAATAA
- the gerD gene encoding spore germination lipoprotein GerD, whose protein sequence is MYQRFKLLTLCFVILLIAGCATGSAEGSQANYEETKKMLVDLLKSDEGKKAIQEVLSDAEIKKQLVMEQPFVKETIQKVLTTEEGKAYWQEMLKDPTFVENFAKNIQEENKELFKSLMDDPDFQEKMMDLLQDPVMEKHYLQLLESNQSRQQIKDLISETFESPLFQAKIQEMLTGITSEQLKSSGGGKEEGNGNSDSKNGESSNSGQE, encoded by the coding sequence ATGTATCAGCGTTTCAAACTACTCACACTATGCTTCGTTATTCTTCTGATTGCAGGATGTGCCACAGGTTCTGCTGAAGGATCTCAAGCCAATTATGAAGAAACGAAAAAAATGCTTGTCGACCTTCTGAAGTCGGACGAAGGCAAGAAAGCCATTCAAGAAGTACTGTCAGATGCAGAAATAAAGAAACAACTTGTTATGGAACAACCATTTGTGAAAGAAACCATACAAAAGGTGCTTACAACTGAAGAAGGAAAAGCATACTGGCAAGAAATGTTGAAAGACCCTACTTTCGTTGAAAACTTTGCTAAAAACATTCAGGAAGAGAATAAGGAATTGTTCAAATCCCTAATGGATGATCCTGACTTTCAGGAAAAGATGATGGATCTGTTGCAAGATCCAGTCATGGAAAAGCACTATTTACAACTCCTTGAAAGCAACCAGTCTCGCCAACAAATCAAAGACTTGATTTCCGAAACTTTTGAAAGCCCATTATTCCAAGCAAAGATTCAGGAGATGCTTACAGGAATTACGTCAGAGCAACTGAAATCTTCCGGTGGTGGTAAGGAAGAAGGCAATGGTAATTCTGATTCAAAGAATGGAGAAAGCTCAAATTCTGGACAGGAATAG
- a CDS encoding KinB-signaling pathway activation protein, translating to MKTRNLVYLFFTTLLIGSTAGMLTGLVLDWSQYWADLKNGEILSFLIVILWLLGVSSIFSLISQMGFFAYLTIHRFGLGIFKSVKLWNTIQVVLIAVALFDLVYFRYEVFAEEGESVISYILIALFLLAVGLVTAYVKQKETNKQAFIPALFFIVVVTILEWIPGLQSNDPKWLWLILIPLLVSNVWQLLTLHRLIQKDV from the coding sequence TTGAAAACAAGAAATCTTGTTTATTTATTTTTTACAACCCTTCTGATTGGATCAACAGCTGGTATGCTTACAGGTCTTGTTTTAGACTGGTCACAGTACTGGGCAGATCTAAAAAATGGAGAAATATTATCGTTCCTAATCGTCATACTTTGGTTATTAGGAGTATCGAGCATCTTTAGTTTGATTAGTCAGATGGGGTTTTTTGCGTATTTAACGATTCACCGATTTGGTCTTGGTATTTTCAAATCAGTCAAACTCTGGAATACAATCCAGGTAGTGTTGATTGCAGTAGCTTTATTTGATTTAGTCTATTTCCGCTATGAGGTCTTTGCAGAAGAGGGAGAAAGTGTGATTAGCTACATACTCATTGCGTTATTTCTTTTAGCTGTCGGACTTGTTACGGCATATGTGAAGCAAAAAGAAACGAATAAGCAGGCGTTTATTCCAGCTCTTTTCTTTATTGTCGTTGTTACCATCCTCGAATGGATTCCAGGACTACAAAGCAATGATCCAAAGTGGCTCTGGCTTATTTTGATCCCTCTCTTAGTAAGTAATGTATGGCAATTGCTAACACTTCATCGTTTAATTCAAAAAGACGTATAA
- the pdaB gene encoding polysaccharide deacetylase family sporulation protein PdaB encodes MKFFWIWNGIRIKQGLIIVAAAFFAAIILFVESGDLAVFTNNDVPLAVDQVKSDDKRLALTFDISWGETKAIPILEELKQHNVKASFFISGAWAERHPEVVEQIAKDGHEIGNLGYRYENYTNMKDEEIKKDIIRSSEAIKKVTDEEPQLLRPPNGNFDKRVLTISNKFNYTLIHWSLDSEDWKNPGVENIVKNVTKEIDPGDIILMHASDSAKQTAEALPEVIAALKKKGYSFATVSELVSNANINSKEVK; translated from the coding sequence ATGAAGTTTTTTTGGATTTGGAATGGAATTAGAATTAAACAAGGCCTTATTATTGTAGCGGCTGCTTTCTTTGCTGCCATTATTCTTTTTGTCGAAAGTGGAGACCTCGCTGTGTTTACAAATAATGATGTTCCGCTCGCCGTGGATCAGGTAAAGAGCGATGATAAACGCCTTGCCTTAACCTTTGACATTAGTTGGGGTGAAACAAAAGCAATCCCGATACTTGAAGAATTAAAACAACACAATGTTAAAGCTTCTTTTTTTATTTCTGGTGCTTGGGCGGAGCGTCATCCTGAAGTAGTCGAACAAATAGCAAAAGACGGCCACGAAATTGGTAACCTTGGTTATCGGTACGAAAACTACACAAACATGAAAGATGAGGAGATCAAGAAGGATATCATTCGTTCGAGCGAAGCTATAAAAAAAGTAACCGATGAAGAACCACAATTGCTAAGACCACCTAACGGAAACTTTGATAAGCGTGTTCTCACGATTTCAAACAAATTTAACTATACCCTTATTCACTGGAGTCTTGATTCTGAAGATTGGAAAAACCCAGGGGTAGAGAACATTGTGAAAAATGTAACGAAAGAGATCGACCCAGGTGACATTATTCTTATGCATGCATCCGATTCAGCAAAACAGACGGCAGAAGCTCTTCCAGAAGTGATTGCTGCTTTAAAGAAGAAAGGCTATTCTTTCGCAACGGTGAGTGAACTTGTCTCTAACGCCAACATCAATAGTAAAGAAGTAAAATAA